Below is a genomic region from Candidatus Rokuibacteriota bacterium.
CATCGTCGAAGCGGCGCCCCACGATCTGCAGGCCGATGGGGAGGCCGTCCGAGGTGAAGCCGCACGGCGCCGAGGCGCCGGGGTTGCCGGTCATGTTGAAGGGGAAGGTGAACGGGATCCAGTCGTAACGCTCGATGGCCGTCCCCGCGATCTCGGTGGGGTTGTCCACGCCGACCTTGAACGGGCGCGTGGCGATGGTCGGCGTCAGCAGGAGATCGTACTTCTCGAAGAGACGCCGCGCGTGCTCGTTCCAGGCGAGCCGGTCGAACCAGGCCTGCACGTACTTCGTGGGCCCCCAGGTGAGCGCCTCGGCGACGACCTCTGCCAGCCCGGCGTCGATGTCGGCGCGGCGCTCGGCCATGTACGGCGCCAGGCGGGTGGCGATGCCGCCGCAGAAGATGGCCTCCCAGCAGTCCTTGGGCGTCGGCCAGCCGGGGTTCACCGACTCCACGCGGCAGCCGAAGTCGCGGAAGCGTCGAGCGGCCTTCTCGCACGCGGCCAGCACCTCGGGGTCCACCACCTTGGCGAAGCCGAGGTCCGCGGACCACGCCACCCGGAGCCCCTTGAGCGAGCCCCGGAGCGCCTTGACGTAGTCCGTGCCGTCGGCCGGCAGCGAGTACTGGTCCCGCTCGTCCGGGCCGGCGCAGACATTCAGCATCAGCGCCGCATCCGTCACGGTGCGCGTCATGGGTCCGATGTGCGACAGGCTCCACGCGGCGCTCGGGGGGTAGACCGGGATGCGGCCGAACGAGGGCTTGAGCCCGAAGATGCCGGTGCAGGAGGCAGGGATGCGGATGGAGCCCCCGCCGTCGGTGCCGATGGCCAGCGGGCCGAGGCCGGCCGCCACCGCCGCGCTGG
It encodes:
- a CDS encoding amidase; translated protein: MASDDLCWMPGAEMAAAIRRRKLSPLEVMRAVLARIERLNPRLNAFVTLTAEQAIKDARAAERALMRRGAKVGALHGVPFSTKDLVITKGIRTTFGTRLYADNVPAEDAPMVERLRAAGAIQLGKTNTPTFGWIGATHNLLFGITRNPWNTDRTPGGSSGGASAAVAAGLGPLAIGTDGGGSIRIPASCTGIFGLKPSFGRIPVYPPSAAWSLSHIGPMTRTVTDAALMLNVCAGPDERDQYSLPADGTDYVKALRGSLKGLRVAWSADLGFAKVVDPEVLAACEKAARRFRDFGCRVESVNPGWPTPKDCWEAIFCGGIATRLAPYMAERRADIDAGLAEVVAEALTWGPTKYVQAWFDRLAWNEHARRLFEKYDLLLTPTIATRPFKVGVDNPTEIAGTAIERYDWIPFTFPFNMTGNPGASAPCGFTSDGLPIGLQIVGRRFDDALVLRAAAAFEQAHPWAAAKPPLEGSGLAFQHR